TGTCTACTGATGGAATGCGCGATACTTCCAGTTTTATCTGGTTGTTTGCAGACAAACTTCCTAACTGATAGGATAATTCTTTGTTCTGTCCCGTTTCTATCCATTCGCTGCTGCGTAATGTAACTATCGGATTCGGATTCCGTACTTCTATTTCAATGGTTTCTTTGGTTTGTTGTCCGCCACCGCTTGCCGTCAGTTTGATGGTTGCCTTTCCGGTTTTGTTGCCGGTCTTTAAAGTAAAGAACACAAGTTGGTCGCCGGGCCGGTTGAAGGTGAGCGACTGTTGATGGGAACCTTCTATCTGAACTCCACCACCGGACGCCTGAAGCGATACGGTCACATTCTTCACTTGTTTTTCCATAGCGAAGACATTGACCGGAACAGTGATTTCTTCCTGAATACTAAGTACGCGCGGCAAAGTGGAGAGTAACATTAATGGTGTCCGTACAAATGCAGTCTTTTCTGCATTCCCGTAAGCTCCGTCCTGTCCTGCCACTACCATGGCACGTACCGAACCCACATACATCGGAAGTTTCAATGTATGCGTCTGCTGCCTGCCCTTTTCCAAATAGAATGGCCCTATAAACTTCACTACGGGTTTGAACCGGTTCGCTTTTGCGTCGGCCGGTTTGAGCGTTGCATCTCCACCAACGCTGAAAAGTGAACTGTAAGCTCCGGCAGAAGCTCCCAATACATTGTCGTACATATCCCAAGTGCGGATACCGAGTGCCTCGCGTGAATAGAATTCATTCCAGGGATCAGGTGTCTTGAAATTGGTTAGATCCAATAATCCGTCATCAACAATAGCTAATGTGTAAGTCATCGGCTTCCCACTTTTTTCGCTGACTGTGACGTTGAAGTCTGTCTCCGGTCGCAATACTTCCGGCATCTGTATCTGAGGTTGCAGAACAGTCTGGCGGTTGGTGACAAATACCGGAGCAATGCCATACATACGGATCGGTAAATCATTTATTGTCTGTGCATGAGGTTGTAGCAGACTGATATGCAGATATACGTTCGGAGCCATTTCCGGAGTAATCTCAAATGTATATTTCGTGTCTCCCTCGTTGGTTACCTCTATCCATTCCCGGTGTAATACGGACGAACCGTTTTCTATGGATACCAACGCACGCCCTCCGGCAGCCGCAGGAATAATTGCCGTAGCTGTTTCTCCTATCTCGTAAGATTCTTTATCCAGCGAGAAAGTAAGCATCTTGATACCGCTGGGATCGGTCTTGTTCGAACGTCCCCGTGATTCCGGCCAGTCTACATAGATGGTTCCTCCGGTGGCGTGGCCACTATCTTTGTCTTTTACATATACGAGATAGCGTCCCCAAGACGGATAATCGACACGGAATTTAAATGTTGTTTTTCCTCCGCTGGTCTGCAATTTACCACTGGCTACGGGGGTAATGGAACTATTGTTGATGTAAGTGCCGAAAGACTCGTCGCTGTTTTCCCACCACCAGCTCCAACTGATGCGGTATATCTTATATTCCAGGTTGGAACGGTTCACCGGCTGTCCTTGCGAATTAACGGTCACGACATCAAAGACGTGGTCTTTATCCGTTTCGATATATTTTCCTTTCGGTTGATTCAGATTGATTCCTACGTAAGATACAAATGGGGAGAACGGAATGCTTTGTGTATAGATGCTGGCGTCTCCTCCCGGTTCGAATACCCGGGTGGTGAAGGTCGCATTCAGCATACCCGGTGCATTTGTTGCTGCCGGAACTTTCAACGTGACTCCTGCTTTTCCTTCCGCATTAAGTATGCCATCGAACACATCCGTTTTAATGGTTGTGAAATCCGTAGCAGGATCGTTGAATATATATTGTCCGTAGTTCTTGAATTGCGTGTTTACTTTGGACAAAGACATTTCCACTTTAGCTTTCAATTTGGAGGCAGTGGCTCCCGTCAGCCACGCAGAAGCGAGCGGAACAGTGACATTTTTGTCTGTTGATTGAAGAATCTTCGGTAGCGTCAGATTGATTTTCAGTCGGTTGGGCTTTATCGTTTCAATACGCAGGCCTTTGTGGAAAGTAGTTCCTCCTACCTTTATATATGCATTCCAAAGACCGGTCGGGTCACCGGCTTGCGTAGGAACATCAAACGTGTAGAATCCGTTCATACCTTGTGTGGAAATCATTTTGGTATAGAACTGCCCTTTCGGATTATAGATTTCGAGTGCTACGGGATGTTTGTCCGGTATCCTCTTTTCCCGGTCTTCCAATATGAAGGAGATGTGTAGTGTATCTCCCGGTCGCCATACACCTCTTTCACCATAGATGAATCCTTTCAGTCCTTTCTGAATCTCTTTTCCTCCTACATCGAACCGGCTGACAGACTGTTCTTCACCGTCTACTACGCGAACATAAGCCTTTTGTTTCTCCGCTTCTGCCACAACGATGAAGGGTGTTCCTTTTGAGCTGATTTCAACAAAACCCTCTCCATTCGTTTCCCCTTTTCCTATGGGTTGCAATTGGAAGTTGTAAACCGTTACCTGTGCTTTTCCTACCGGATTTGTATCCAATATGTTACTTACGGCAATCCATAGTTTATTCAGAGAATTACGTTTCACGATCATTCCCCGATTAGAGGCAAAAACGTTGCAGGCGGCAGCCCGATCCGAATTCATATAATAGGAAGGGTGACAGGGATTATCCCGTTCTTTCCATCGGTATACACTCCAGTCCATTGTTCCGCCGTTATAGTAATAATAGGCTTCGGGCGTATCCCAAACCGCTTCATCCGCTTCGGACAAGGCACTTCCGCTTACTTTCATCAAACCGTCCGGCGTATTATTGTCAGCGAACTTAATCTCCTGATTGTCGACTCCGCCGCATGGATAAGCAGAGTATTCCTGGCGGAAAGAGAGTATCACCCGGTAAATGGCTCCCGGTTCCTGACGAATCAATCCGGCAAGGTCTATCGAATAGTTTTCCCAGTTATGAATATCTTTTGAGGTATCTTTGCCCAGCCATAATGTTTTCTTGTATACCAACCGTCCCGAACGGCGTAATTCATTAGCAGAAGCTAGCGAATTGGTTTGCATAAACATCAGCACATTATTTTCAAAGATACGAATCACGCTTAAGTCCACAGCATACAGGTTTACAGCCCGGAATGGGATAATCAGGCTTTTTGAATCGGGCAGGATAGCGGCGGTTGTCAACATCTCTACCTGCGGTTTCAGATTTATTTCGCTGAATGAGATCGAATGTGAAGTTCCCAACGTTTTGCCCTGACTACTTTTTACTCCTTCATGGATGTTGAGCGTCAATTTGCTTAGCTGGTTTGCTTCGAAGTAGATGAATACCCTGTTTTCTTTGATCTGGAAAACGGAAGAAGAAAGCTCCGGAATCTCAATCAACCCTTTCAGGTCCTGTGTATCGGATAAAGGGGCGGAGAACACAACCTCAATTCCATTTTCCGGTTCGTCGATGCGTGTGGCGGACAGAAAGCGGAAACTATCTTTCGCTGGAATCAGAACCTCTTCACTTTGAGTTTGATCGATACGTGCGGGACTGCCATTGGCGGTGATGGTCAGTTGGTAATCCTCCGTATCTCTTGGAACCTGGTTGATACAGAATTGGTATCGGGTAAGATTATCTGTTGGTATAATTTCTACCGGATAGCTTTTGTTATTCCCGTCCTTGACGGTCAATATCTTTTCCACCTCTTCCTTTTTTACGATGTCGCTGAAACATATTTCCCCCTTGATATTTATTTCATCCGGTTGGGCATCTGTGATAGGTAGTGGTTCTATGGAAAGTGTGAAATTGCGTTCCTGTACCCGGAAGGAGAAGTTGAACTCCTTTAATTTCTTGTCCACTTCGACGAATTTGCCAAGTTGGAACGTACACTCATAAAGTGATCCCGGCTTCAGTGTACCTTCTTCGGGTACAAATTCAATGGTATTATTACTCACCCAATATGCCTTCCCTTTCAGTGAAGGTGAAAAACTAAACGGATTTTCCTTTAACTCATTATTTAAGTCTACCATTGGTTGCTCGTGTGTCAGTTCAATACGTATGGTAGAGTTCTGTGAAATAACTCCTCCCGTATAGGCATTTATATACGGAGCATATTCGGCAGAAGGAATGATGTCTTTTTGCGTGCGTGTGCATGATGAAAAACTCACGATCATCAAAAGTAGAAAGAATAGTCCGGTAGCACTACTGC
The nucleotide sequence above comes from Bacteroides caccae. Encoded proteins:
- a CDS encoding alpha-2-macroglobulin family protein, with product MGQMKTKCSSSATGLFFLLLMIVSFSSCTRTQKDIIPSAEYAPYINAYTGGVISQNSTIRIELTHEQPMVDLNNELKENPFSFSPSLKGKAYWVSNNTIEFVPEEGTLKPGSLYECTFQLGKFVEVDKKLKEFNFSFRVQERNFTLSIEPLPITDAQPDEINIKGEICFSDIVKKEEVEKILTVKDGNNKSYPVEIIPTDNLTRYQFCINQVPRDTEDYQLTITANGSPARIDQTQSEEVLIPAKDSFRFLSATRIDEPENGIEVVFSAPLSDTQDLKGLIEIPELSSSVFQIKENRVFIYFEANQLSKLTLNIHEGVKSSQGKTLGTSHSISFSEINLKPQVEMLTTAAILPDSKSLIIPFRAVNLYAVDLSVIRIFENNVLMFMQTNSLASANELRRSGRLVYKKTLWLGKDTSKDIHNWENYSIDLAGLIRQEPGAIYRVILSFRQEYSAYPCGGVDNQEIKFADNNTPDGLMKVSGSALSEADEAVWDTPEAYYYYNGGTMDWSVYRWKERDNPCHPSYYMNSDRAAACNVFASNRGMIVKRNSLNKLWIAVSNILDTNPVGKAQVTVYNFQLQPIGKGETNGEGFVEISSKGTPFIVVAEAEKQKAYVRVVDGEEQSVSRFDVGGKEIQKGLKGFIYGERGVWRPGDTLHISFILEDREKRIPDKHPVALEIYNPKGQFYTKMISTQGMNGFYTFDVPTQAGDPTGLWNAYIKVGGTTFHKGLRIETIKPNRLKINLTLPKILQSTDKNVTVPLASAWLTGATASKLKAKVEMSLSKVNTQFKNYGQYIFNDPATDFTTIKTDVFDGILNAEGKAGVTLKVPAATNAPGMLNATFTTRVFEPGGDASIYTQSIPFSPFVSYVGINLNQPKGKYIETDKDHVFDVVTVNSQGQPVNRSNLEYKIYRISWSWWWENSDESFGTYINNSSITPVASGKLQTSGGKTTFKFRVDYPSWGRYLVYVKDKDSGHATGGTIYVDWPESRGRSNKTDPSGIKMLTFSLDKESYEIGETATAIIPAAAGGRALVSIENGSSVLHREWIEVTNEGDTKYTFEITPEMAPNVYLHISLLQPHAQTINDLPIRMYGIAPVFVTNRQTVLQPQIQMPEVLRPETDFNVTVSEKSGKPMTYTLAIVDDGLLDLTNFKTPDPWNEFYSREALGIRTWDMYDNVLGASAGAYSSLFSVGGDATLKPADAKANRFKPVVKFIGPFYLEKGRQQTHTLKLPMYVGSVRAMVVAGQDGAYGNAEKTAFVRTPLMLLSTLPRVLSIQEEITVPVNVFAMEKQVKNVTVSLQASGGGVQIEGSHQQSLTFNRPGDQLVFFTLKTGNKTGKATIKLTASGGGQQTKETIEIEVRNPNPIVTLRSSEWIETGQNKELSYQLGSLSANNQIKLEVSRIPSVDISRRFDFLYNYQHHCTEQLTSKALPLLFIAQFKTIDTREAEKIKANVQEAIRQIYARQLPNGGFVYWPGNAVADEWISSYTGMFLTLAQEKGYAVHANVLNKWKRFQRAAAQNWRMPQEANNWQQWQSELQQAFRLYTLALAGAPEYGAMNRMKEQPGLSIQAKWRLAAAYALTGKMKPAEELVYNAETTVIPYSSMNQIYGSSDRDEAMILETLLLMNRERDALQQAKVVSKNLSQENWFSTQSTAFALMAMGRLAEKLSGSLDFTWTWNGKQQPAVKSAKAVFEKEISTSPKSGTVAVKNQGKGALSVDLITRTQLLNDTLPAISDNLRMDIRYASMDGKPMSVNDIRQGTDFTAIASISNTSGTTDYTNLALTHIIPSGWEVYNERMTVPEAEPQETTDSSGNVSGQYTYQDIRDDRVLTYFNLRRGETKIFTIRLQATYAGNFILPAVQCEAMYDVNVQARSKAGRTTVSR